In the genome of Panthera uncia isolate 11264 chromosome B3 unlocalized genomic scaffold, Puncia_PCG_1.0 HiC_scaffold_1, whole genome shotgun sequence, one region contains:
- the LOC125909682 gene encoding 60S ribosomal protein L27a-like, with the protein MPSRLRKTRKLRGHVSHGHGCIGKHRKHPGGRGNAGGMHHHRINFDKYHPGYFGKVGMRHYHLKRNQSFCPTVSLDKLWTLVSKETWVNAAKNKTGAAPIIDVVRSGYYKVLGKGKLPKQPVIVKAKLFSKRAEEKIKGVRETVS; encoded by the coding sequence ATGCCATCCAGACTGAGGAAGACCCGGAAACTTCGGGGCCACGTGAGCCATGGCCACGGCTGCATCGGCAAGCACCGGAAGCACCCAGGAGGCCGGGGTAATGCTGGTGGTATGCATCACCACAGGATCAACTTTGATAAATATCATCCAGGTTACTTTGGAAAAGTTGGTATGAGGCATTACCACTTAAAAAGGAACCAGAGCTTCTGCCCAACTGTTAGCCTTGATAAACTGTGGACCTTGGTCAGTAAGGAGACATGGGTAAATGCTGCCAAAAACAAGACTGGAGCTGCTCCTATCATTGATGTGGTGCGATCGGGCTACTACAAAGTATTGGGAAAGGGAAAGCTCCCCAAACAGCCTGTCATTGTGAAGGCCAAACTCTTCAGTAAAAGAGCTGAGGAAAAGATTAAGGGTGTGAGGGAGACTGTGTCTTAG
- the LOC125909680 gene encoding LOW QUALITY PROTEIN: SAP domain-containing ribonucleoprotein-like (The sequence of the model RefSeq protein was modified relative to this genomic sequence to represent the inferred CDS: substituted 2 bases at 2 genomic stop codons), which yields MASETVELHKLKLAELKQECLAPGLETKGIKQDLINRLQAYLEEHAEEEANEEDILGDETEEEEPKPIELPIKEEEPPEKTVDMTTEKKVVKITSEIPQTERMXKRAEXFNVPVSLESKKAARAARFGISSVPSKGLSSDAKPMVNLDKLKERAQRFGLNVSSISRKSEDDEKLKKRKERFGIVTSSAGTGTTEDTEAKKRKRAERFGTA from the coding sequence ATGGCGTCGGAGACGGTGGAGCTCCATAAGCTGAAGCTTGCTGAACTAAAGCAGGAATGTCTTGCTCCTGGTTTGGAGACCAAGGGAATAAAACAAGATCTCATCAACAGGCTCCAGGCATATCTTGAAGAGCATGCTGAAGAGGAGGCAAATGAAGAAGATATACTGGGAGAtgaaacagaggaagaagaaCCAAAGCCCATAGAACTGCCTATCAAAGAGGAAGAACCCCCTGAGAAAACTGTTGATATGACAACAGAGAAGAAAGTGGTAAAAATTACATCTGAGataccacagactgagagaatgTAGAAGAGAGCTGAGTGATTCAATGTACCTGTGAGCTTAGAGAGTAAAAAAGCTGCTCGGGCAGCAAGATTTGGGATTTCTTCAGTTCCATCAAAAGGCCTGTCTTCTGATGCCAAGCCTATGGTTAACCTTGATAAACTAAAGGAAAGAGCTCAAAGATTTGGTTTGAATGTCTCTTCAATCTCCAGAAAGTCTGAAGATgatgagaaactgaaaaagaggaaggagcGATTTGGGATTGTCACAAGTTCGGCTGGAACAGGAACCACAGAGGATACAGaggcaaagaagaggaaaagggcaGAGCGCTTTGGGACTGCCTGA